A single region of the Candidatus Cloacimonadota bacterium genome encodes:
- a CDS encoding formylglycine-generating enzyme family protein has protein sequence MKQLLITLSLIALAGYAIAAAPVVSNVVATPSAGQVTISYDLAADTDCAVTLLISADNGVSYNDIPPTAVSGDIGNSVTVGNGKQIIWHPAGDGMAVGTDYKAKVIARDNPNPVAVDDFILVEGGTFNNGTSDVTLSSFYMDKYEITQAEYQAVMGVNPASGYGVGSNYPVYYVSWFNAIEYSNRRSLQEGLTPCYSYSTYGTNPDNWPAGWNSSNTNHTNVSCNWTANGYRLPTEMEWQFAARGGNQTHNYTYSGSNDINAVAFYWNNGGSTQPYSTHTVGGFAPNELGTFDMSGNVWEWVWDIYGSYPSGSQNNPTGANSGSYRVLRGGSWNYYAYDCAVSYRFNVVAPYGYYSVGFRCVRVSP, from the coding sequence GTAGCCACCCCTTCTGCCGGTCAAGTAACTATTTCCTATGACCTTGCTGCTGATACAGACTGTGCCGTAACCCTGCTAATTTCTGCCGATAATGGCGTCAGCTACAATGACATTCCTCCCACAGCCGTATCCGGTGATATAGGTAATAGCGTCACCGTTGGTAACGGCAAACAAATCATCTGGCATCCTGCCGGTGACGGAATGGCAGTAGGCACAGATTACAAAGCCAAAGTAATCGCCAGAGACAATCCCAATCCTGTTGCTGTGGATGACTTTATTCTGGTAGAGGGTGGCACATTTAACAACGGCACCTCTGATGTGACTCTGTCCTCATTTTACATGGATAAATACGAGATCACCCAGGCAGAATATCAGGCGGTGATGGGAGTTAATCCAGCTTCTGGATATGGGGTAGGCAGCAATTATCCTGTCTATTATGTTTCTTGGTTCAACGCCATTGAATACAGTAATCGCCGCAGCCTGCAGGAAGGATTAACTCCCTGCTACAGCTATAGCACCTACGGCACGAATCCTGATAACTGGCCTGCGGGATGGAATTCCAGCAATACCAATCATACCAATGTAAGTTGCAATTGGACAGCTAATGGCTATAGATTACCCACAGAGATGGAATGGCAGTTTGCAGCGCGAGGAGGTAACCAGACACATAATTATACTTACAGTGGCAGCAATGACATTAATGCGGTTGCATTTTATTGGAACAATGGTGGTTCGACACAACCATATTCAACCCACACGGTTGGTGGTTTTGCACCCAACGAACTGGGCACTTTTGATATGAGTGGAAACGTATGGGAATGGGTGTGGGACATTTATGGTAGCTATCCCAGTGGTTCACAGAATAATCCTACGGGAGCAAATAGCGGGTCTTACCGTGTGCTACGCGGCGGTAGCTGGAACTACTATGCCTACGACTGCGCGGTTTCGTATCGGTTCAACGTCGTTGCGCCCTATGGCTACTATAGTGTAGGTTTCCGCTGCGTCAGGGTTTCCCCTTGA